One part of the candidate division KSB1 bacterium genome encodes these proteins:
- a CDS encoding ribulokinase, which translates to MGKYTIGIDFGTNSCRAVLVDITDGRELATTVYQYPSGTAGIILDPADPNLARQNPADYVTGLETVIPGVITRARENERTFSPDQIIGIGIDTTGSSPVAVDEEGVPLCFFERFRDNPAAMVWLWKDHTSYAEAQKITEIAQKLRPHYLAKIGGAYSSEWFWSKLWHLQKVAPEVFAATYSFVEICDWIPALLVGDTHPARIKRSVCAAGHKALYNAEWGGLPDEEFLKELSPEIAAMRSRLYQVAYTADQKAGNLSPEWAKKLGLSTDVVVTVGAFDAHMGAVGAGVDVGVLVKILGTSTCDIMVWPNSEPLEAIPGVCGIVDGSVLPGYYGIEAGQSAVGDIFLWFVNSLVPGSYGSTAEEKFERLGQAAARLRPGESGLLALDWNNGNRTILVDVRLTGLLLGQTLHTQAHEVYRALIEATAFGALTIIDRIQSYGVPAREIVNCGGLATKNPLLMQIYADVTGRPMKVARSDQAPALGAAIFAAVAAGKARGGYDTVREAKEKMTATGKVYHPDQASHRIYQQIYKLYRQLHDAFGTREWSGHMYNVMKDLLEIRDRVRKEKGCSNS; encoded by the coding sequence TTGGGCAAGTACACCATAGGCATCGACTTTGGGACAAACTCCTGCCGGGCCGTGCTCGTGGATATTACCGACGGCCGGGAGTTGGCCACCACGGTCTATCAATACCCCTCTGGCACCGCCGGGATAATCCTCGACCCAGCGGACCCCAACTTGGCGCGTCAGAACCCGGCGGACTATGTGACCGGACTCGAAACCGTCATCCCAGGAGTAATTACGCGTGCCAGAGAAAACGAGCGAACATTTTCGCCGGACCAGATTATCGGCATCGGCATTGACACCACCGGGAGTAGTCCAGTTGCCGTTGATGAAGAGGGCGTGCCCCTCTGCTTCTTCGAACGCTTTCGAGACAACCCTGCGGCGATGGTCTGGCTCTGGAAAGACCATACTAGCTACGCCGAGGCACAGAAGATCACGGAGATCGCGCAAAAGCTTAGACCCCACTACCTGGCCAAAATAGGGGGAGCCTATTCCTCCGAGTGGTTCTGGAGCAAGCTCTGGCACCTGCAGAAAGTGGCACCAGAGGTCTTCGCCGCAACCTATAGTTTCGTGGAAATCTGTGACTGGATCCCCGCCCTGTTGGTGGGAGACACACATCCAGCGCGCATCAAGCGCAGCGTGTGTGCCGCAGGCCACAAGGCCCTCTACAACGCTGAATGGGGAGGACTCCCCGATGAGGAGTTCCTTAAGGAGCTGTCCCCCGAGATAGCAGCGATGCGCTCCCGCCTTTACCAGGTGGCCTACACTGCTGACCAAAAGGCAGGAAACCTCAGTCCCGAATGGGCGAAGAAGTTGGGGCTTTCGACGGACGTGGTGGTGACCGTGGGCGCATTCGACGCTCACATGGGGGCAGTAGGTGCGGGCGTGGACGTGGGCGTTTTGGTGAAGATCCTCGGAACCAGCACCTGCGACATCATGGTGTGGCCGAATTCAGAGCCCTTGGAGGCCATTCCCGGCGTGTGCGGCATCGTCGATGGCTCGGTGCTCCCCGGCTACTATGGCATCGAAGCCGGGCAATCCGCCGTAGGGGACATCTTCTTGTGGTTTGTCAATAGCCTCGTGCCCGGCTCATACGGCTCCACCGCCGAGGAGAAGTTCGAGCGCTTAGGACAAGCGGCAGCACGACTCCGACCGGGCGAGAGCGGATTGCTTGCCCTGGATTGGAACAATGGGAATCGTACCATCCTGGTGGACGTGCGCCTCACCGGCTTGCTGCTTGGCCAGACGTTGCACACCCAGGCGCATGAGGTCTATCGGGCGCTCATAGAAGCCACTGCATTTGGGGCGCTGACTATTATTGACAGAATCCAGAGCTATGGCGTGCCTGCGCGCGAAATCGTCAACTGCGGCGGCCTGGCCACCAAGAACCCCCTTCTCATGCAAATTTATGCCGACGTCACCGGAAGGCCGATGAAGGTGGCCCGGAGCGATCAGGCGCCGGCGTTAGGGGCAGCCATCTTCGCAGCAGTGGCAGCCGGAAAGGCTCGCGGGGGATACGACACGGTCCGAGAGGCCAAGGAGAAGATGACTGCCACCGGCAAGGTCTACCACCCGGACCAAGCCAGCCATCGCATCTACCAGCAGATCTACAAGCTCTATCGCCAGCTGCATGATGCCTTCGGGACCCGTGAGTGGTCAGGGCACATGTACAACGTGATGAAGGACCTGCTGGAAATCAGGGACAGGGTGCGGAAGGAAAAGGGATGCTCGAACAGCTAA
- a CDS encoding sodium:solute symporter, with protein sequence MLQTLDWIIIAGYFAVVLGIAWWVIRQRQNTSTEYFLAGRHLGWFIVGASIFASNIGSEHLVGLAGSGATDGVAMAHYELHAWCLLVLAWVMVPFYMRSRVFTMPEFLQRRYSASARTILSAISLIAYVLTKIAVGIFAGGIVFSVLLPEVRFLGMDSFWVGSILVIVLTGIYTILGGLRAVAYTEALQTIVLVVGSILVTLFGLHALGGWETLRAVAGSEMFNLWKPLVPKGVEGTWAPVLEAGRMAWYFNDNYPWVGMLFCAPIIGLWYWTTDQYIVQRALGAPNEQQARRGAICAGFFKLLPVFIFIIPGMIVYALAVSGKIPVLQSQLLGPNGEIIRENAQRAFPLLVAHVLPVGVRGIVVAGLLAALMSSLAGVFNASATLFTIDFYSRFRPEASQRHLVWVGRMATTVMVVIGLFWIPVIRGGKGLYDYLQGVQSYLAPPIFVVFFMGVFWRRMNARGCVAALLTGFALGLFRLAVDTPVKLFHVHYAPGSFLWIVNHIYFQYYSLFITAVTVVVMIVVSYATPEPPYAKLTGLTFGTTTEEQRRESRASWNKRDVFASVLLVLFIIMAYIYFSG encoded by the coding sequence ATGCTACAAACCTTGGACTGGATCATCATCGCCGGATACTTTGCCGTCGTCCTGGGGATTGCCTGGTGGGTCATCCGGCAAAGGCAGAACACCTCTACGGAATACTTTTTGGCCGGGCGGCACCTGGGGTGGTTCATCGTCGGCGCTTCGATTTTCGCCTCAAATATCGGTTCCGAACACCTGGTCGGATTGGCGGGCTCAGGCGCCACCGATGGCGTGGCTATGGCGCACTATGAACTCCACGCCTGGTGTCTCTTGGTGCTCGCCTGGGTAATGGTGCCCTTCTACATGCGCTCCAGGGTCTTCACCATGCCCGAGTTCCTGCAGCGCCGCTACTCCGCCTCGGCGCGCACGATTCTCTCGGCCATCTCACTGATCGCCTACGTACTCACCAAGATTGCCGTGGGCATTTTTGCCGGCGGCATTGTCTTCAGCGTCCTTCTGCCTGAAGTGCGCTTCCTGGGGATGGACAGTTTCTGGGTCGGTTCCATACTGGTGATTGTTCTGACCGGAATTTACACCATCCTCGGGGGGCTTCGAGCCGTCGCTTACACAGAGGCCCTGCAAACCATCGTGCTCGTAGTTGGTTCCATCCTCGTCACGCTTTTTGGCCTTCACGCCCTCGGAGGTTGGGAGACACTACGCGCGGTGGCCGGTTCAGAAATGTTCAACTTGTGGAAGCCCTTGGTGCCAAAGGGCGTGGAAGGCACCTGGGCACCCGTGCTTGAAGCCGGGCGCATGGCTTGGTATTTCAATGACAACTACCCCTGGGTCGGCATGCTCTTTTGCGCTCCCATCATCGGCCTTTGGTACTGGACCACCGACCAGTACATCGTGCAGAGGGCCCTGGGCGCACCGAACGAACAGCAAGCTCGGCGCGGGGCTATCTGCGCGGGGTTCTTCAAGCTGCTCCCAGTGTTCATCTTCATCATCCCTGGCATGATCGTCTATGCTCTGGCCGTAAGTGGAAAGATTCCTGTATTGCAGAGTCAACTGCTCGGCCCAAATGGGGAAATAATCCGCGAAAATGCCCAGCGCGCGTTTCCGCTGCTGGTCGCCCATGTGCTGCCGGTCGGCGTACGAGGCATCGTCGTCGCTGGTCTGCTGGCCGCGCTGATGAGCTCCTTGGCAGGTGTATTCAACGCCTCTGCAACGCTCTTCACCATCGATTTCTACTCACGTTTCCGCCCTGAAGCAAGTCAAAGGCACCTCGTGTGGGTGGGACGAATGGCCACGACCGTCATGGTCGTCATCGGACTGTTCTGGATCCCGGTGATCCGTGGCGGCAAAGGGTTGTACGACTATCTGCAAGGTGTGCAGTCCTACCTTGCCCCACCAATCTTTGTCGTGTTCTTCATGGGCGTGTTCTGGCGGCGCATGAACGCAAGAGGATGTGTGGCAGCATTGCTCACCGGATTTGCGCTGGGGCTCTTTAGGCTGGCAGTGGATACGCCTGTTAAGCTCTTTCATGTGCACTACGCGCCGGGGTCATTCCTATGGATCGTAAACCACATCTACTTCCAGTACTACAGTCTTTTCATCACCGCCGTGACCGTTGTGGTCATGATTGTGGTGAGCTATGCGACCCCAGAGCCACCTTACGCGAAGCTGACCGGCTTGACGTTCGGCACCACCACGGAGGAGCAGCGCCGCGAATCGCGGGCAAGCTGGAATAAGCGAGACGTGTTTGCCTCGGTGCTCCTCGTGCTTTTCATCATCATGGCGTATATCTATTTCTCCGGGTAG
- a CDS encoding GlsB/YeaQ/YmgE family stress response membrane protein — protein MSLLGFLVLLLVAAVCGSVGAAIAGFSRPGCLANIAIGLIGAVIGSWLANQLHAPPFLVVARIPVFWAVIGAALFMAIIGAISRR, from the coding sequence ATGTCGCTGCTGGGATTTTTGGTGCTGCTGCTGGTCGCGGCAGTGTGCGGATCCGTCGGCGCCGCCATCGCCGGCTTCTCGCGGCCCGGATGCCTGGCCAATATCGCCATCGGGTTGATAGGCGCCGTAATCGGCAGCTGGCTAGCCAACCAATTGCACGCCCCGCCATTCCTCGTGGTGGCCCGCATCCCGGTGTTCTGGGCAGTCATTGGCGCCGCCCTGTTCATGGCCATAATCGGCGCGATCAGCAGAAGATAG
- a CDS encoding beta-lactamase family protein, producing the protein MRTIRILAALVLCVFSASGVFAGLPQGRPEQVGMSAAQLALADSLVLQAIRNQEIPGAVLLVMRHGRVVVHKAFGNCQLVPVPRPMSEDMIFDLASITKPVATATSVMILVEQGKLRLEDKVKLFVPSFTPYIDEHGASGEDACIWHLLTHTSGLPPYTNADSVAKRYGSPCRTDSLVAYISRLKKLNPPGKAFHYSCLGFITLAHIVHKVSGHPLDEFARTHIFEPLGMRSTTFCPDSTLLPRVVPTEVVQGAPLCGVVHDPLARLQGGVSGNAGLFSSAEDLAVFAQMMLSEGEYGGRRILSPLAVRLMTSVYPKVAEMGRGLGWDVRSVYASNAGDLFPGGYGHTGYTGTSIWIDPTTDTVVILLTNRVHPKDVGSVVRLRSLVANVVAGAIVSP; encoded by the coding sequence ATGCGCACCATCCGCATCCTTGCTGCCTTGGTGTTGTGCGTGTTTTCCGCCAGTGGAGTCTTTGCCGGCCTCCCCCAGGGGCGGCCCGAGCAAGTGGGGATGTCCGCAGCTCAGCTTGCGCTTGCAGACAGCCTTGTCCTCCAGGCCATTCGCAACCAGGAGATTCCCGGCGCGGTGCTGTTGGTCATGCGCCATGGCCGCGTGGTTGTGCACAAGGCCTTCGGGAATTGTCAGCTTGTCCCGGTGCCGCGCCCGATGAGTGAGGACATGATCTTTGACCTGGCGTCAATTACCAAACCGGTGGCAACCGCGACCTCGGTGATGATCTTGGTGGAACAAGGCAAGCTTCGGCTTGAGGACAAGGTGAAGCTTTTCGTACCTTCGTTCACCCCGTACATCGACGAACACGGCGCCAGCGGTGAGGACGCGTGCATCTGGCACCTTCTCACCCATACTTCCGGCCTCCCACCCTACACGAACGCCGACAGCGTTGCCAAGCGCTACGGGAGCCCCTGCCGTACTGACTCGCTGGTTGCGTACATTTCCAGGCTGAAGAAGCTGAATCCTCCGGGAAAGGCGTTCCACTACAGCTGTTTGGGCTTTATCACCCTGGCGCACATTGTGCACAAGGTGAGCGGCCACCCCTTGGATGAATTCGCACGGACACACATCTTCGAGCCTTTGGGCATGCGGAGCACAACCTTCTGCCCGGACAGTACCCTGCTTCCGCGGGTGGTCCCCACTGAGGTGGTGCAAGGCGCCCCGTTGTGCGGCGTGGTGCACGATCCCCTTGCCAGGTTGCAGGGCGGCGTCTCGGGCAACGCTGGGCTCTTTTCCAGTGCCGAGGACTTGGCTGTGTTCGCGCAGATGATGCTCAGTGAGGGAGAATACGGGGGAAGGCGCATCCTTAGTCCGCTCGCGGTGCGCCTCATGACTTCCGTCTACCCTAAGGTGGCGGAAATGGGCCGCGGCCTGGGCTGGGATGTACGCAGTGTCTATGCATCAAACGCCGGTGACCTGTTCCCTGGCGGGTACGGGCACACGGGCTACACTGGCACTTCAATTTGGATAGACCCCACCACGGACACGGTCGTAATCCTTCTTACCAACCGCGTCCACCCAAAGGATGTGGGTAGCGTCGTGCGCCTGCGCAGCCTAGTGGCAAATGTGGTGGCCGGTGCGATTGTCTCCCCCTAG
- a CDS encoding MFS transporter, translating to MASQQKEQRKPRSPWLWVPTLYFAEGIPYIVVMTVSVIFYKRMGISNAEIALYTSWLYLPWVIKPLWSPVVEIIRTKRMWIILMQLLIGAALASMALAIPLPNFFKVTLGILWLLAFGSATHDIAADGFYMLGLSQHQQAWFVGIRSTFYRFAMLTGQGLLVILAGYIEGHTGLRPVEVPVVASQQLSQPAWPDSAIAEAEQGPLRLIIEPDTVVVELRTRAPQEVSEVLARARQWNAARALRAESKAELKQAEDARGPSWWQRHVAQPVARVFLNVFGSRSAVPKGQTVAGNIAVVNVRLSGPPAPGKTVVVHFGREGGDKSISLIEGGRFEFTSDNWARPALAVVQLDPKLRTPSAARFVARAGNIRLSWILTFTALGVLFILFMIYHRFVLPYPSSDVPRRSGGIKAFFANFGRTFATFFTKKHIGISLAMLLLYRLAEAQLVKMASPFLLDSQEAGGLALTTGQVGFVYGTVGLLALSLGGILGGFLVARDGLRKWILPMALAINVPDSVYLYLAHTQPDNFLIINLCVAIEQFGYGFGFTAYMLYMIYVAEGEYKTAHFAIATGFMALGMMLPGMISGWIQELIGYKQFFLWVLLCTLPGFIIVALLPLDPEFGKKKDEKGT from the coding sequence GTGGCATCACAACAGAAGGAACAACGGAAACCGCGCTCACCGTGGTTGTGGGTGCCCACCCTCTACTTCGCGGAGGGCATCCCCTACATCGTGGTGATGACCGTTTCGGTCATCTTTTACAAGCGCATGGGCATCTCCAATGCGGAAATCGCGCTGTACACCAGTTGGCTCTACCTGCCATGGGTCATTAAGCCGCTGTGGAGCCCGGTGGTAGAGATCATCAGGACGAAACGCATGTGGATCATCCTGATGCAACTGCTGATCGGGGCGGCACTTGCCTCTATGGCGCTCGCTATTCCTCTGCCCAACTTTTTCAAGGTGACCCTGGGTATTCTTTGGCTCCTGGCCTTTGGCTCAGCCACGCATGACATTGCAGCGGATGGCTTTTACATGTTGGGGCTGAGCCAGCATCAGCAAGCGTGGTTTGTGGGCATTCGGAGCACGTTCTATCGGTTCGCCATGCTCACCGGGCAGGGGTTGCTGGTTATTCTGGCGGGGTATATCGAAGGGCACACAGGTTTGCGCCCGGTGGAGGTGCCGGTAGTGGCCTCTCAACAACTGTCCCAACCGGCATGGCCCGATAGCGCCATCGCAGAGGCTGAGCAGGGCCCTTTGCGCTTGATCATCGAACCCGACACCGTGGTGGTAGAGCTTCGGACGAGGGCTCCTCAGGAGGTGAGCGAAGTGCTCGCGCGTGCTCGGCAATGGAACGCGGCGCGCGCACTAAGGGCAGAAAGCAAGGCGGAGCTGAAACAGGCAGAAGATGCCCGTGGCCCTTCTTGGTGGCAGCGGCACGTGGCCCAGCCAGTGGCGCGCGTCTTCCTTAACGTATTCGGGTCGCGCTCGGCCGTGCCGAAAGGCCAGACCGTCGCCGGGAACATTGCCGTGGTCAACGTGCGCCTTTCCGGCCCGCCGGCTCCCGGCAAGACGGTGGTCGTGCACTTCGGCCGGGAAGGTGGCGACAAGAGCATTTCCCTGATCGAGGGCGGCAGGTTCGAATTTACCAGCGACAACTGGGCAAGGCCCGCTTTGGCAGTCGTCCAGCTGGACCCGAAACTGCGCACGCCATCGGCGGCGCGCTTTGTGGCGCGGGCCGGCAACATCCGCCTGTCCTGGATCCTTACCTTCACGGCGCTCGGGGTGCTCTTTATCCTTTTCATGATCTATCACCGCTTCGTGCTCCCTTACCCAAGCAGTGACGTGCCGAGACGATCGGGTGGGATAAAGGCCTTTTTCGCCAACTTTGGCCGGACCTTCGCCACGTTCTTCACCAAGAAGCACATAGGCATCTCGCTGGCCATGTTGCTGCTCTACAGGCTTGCAGAGGCCCAACTGGTCAAGATGGCCTCGCCGTTCCTGCTGGATAGCCAAGAGGCAGGGGGCTTGGCGCTGACCACCGGCCAGGTGGGCTTTGTCTACGGCACGGTTGGACTGCTTGCCCTGTCGTTGGGCGGCATCCTCGGCGGCTTCTTGGTCGCACGCGACGGGCTCAGGAAGTGGATCCTGCCCATGGCATTGGCAATCAACGTGCCGGACAGCGTCTACCTGTACCTGGCCCACACCCAGCCGGACAACTTCTTGATTATCAACCTGTGCGTGGCCATCGAACAGTTCGGCTACGGCTTTGGCTTTACCGCGTACATGCTGTACATGATCTACGTCGCTGAGGGCGAATACAAAACTGCTCACTTTGCCATCGCCACCGGCTTCATGGCGTTGGGGATGATGCTGCCGGGGATGATCAGCGGCTGGATACAGGAGTTGATCGGCTACAAGCAGTTTTTCCTTTGGGTATTGTTGTGCACCCTCCCCGGCTTTATCATCGTCGCGCTATTGCCACTGGACCCAGAGTTCGGCAAAAAGAAAGACGAAAAGGGGACGTGA
- the rocD gene encoding ornithine--oxo-acid transaminase produces MKTEELIRLEDQYGAHNYHPLDVVLTRGKGIWVYDVEGNRYLDFLSGYSALNQGHCHPRLVKAIGKQARRLTLTSRAFRNDQLGLFCKELCELTGFELALPMNSGAEAVETAIKAARKWGYTKKGVKRDKAEIIVCENNFAGRTTTIVGFSTEPLYRQWFGPFTPGFKIIPYGDARALEKAIGKNTVAFLVEPIQGEGGIIVPPPGYLRQAAAICREHNVLLILDEIQTGLGRTGKLFAFEYEGIKPDVITVGKALSGGFYPVSAVLSRKEVLGVFTPGEHGSTFGGNPLACAIAREALRIIVEERLPENAFKMGAYLMEKLRTINSKHVREVRGKGLLIGVELHPQAGGARRFCEALQQKGLLCKETHEHVIRFAPPLIIGKRDLDWAFEHIKEVLETLP; encoded by the coding sequence ATGAAGACGGAGGAACTCATTCGGCTCGAGGATCAGTATGGCGCGCACAACTACCATCCGCTTGACGTGGTTCTCACCAGAGGTAAAGGCATTTGGGTGTATGACGTCGAGGGCAATCGCTACTTGGACTTTCTCAGCGGCTACTCGGCACTGAATCAAGGACACTGTCACCCGCGGTTGGTCAAGGCAATCGGCAAGCAAGCCCGCCGGCTGACCCTCACCTCGCGCGCGTTCCGCAACGACCAGTTGGGCCTCTTTTGCAAAGAGCTGTGCGAACTGACCGGGTTTGAGTTGGCCCTGCCAATGAACAGCGGGGCCGAGGCGGTGGAGACGGCGATCAAGGCAGCGCGCAAGTGGGGCTACACCAAGAAGGGGGTCAAGAGAGACAAAGCCGAAATCATCGTGTGCGAAAACAATTTTGCCGGGCGGACCACCACTATCGTTGGCTTTTCCACAGAACCCTTGTACCGCCAGTGGTTCGGCCCTTTCACGCCAGGCTTCAAGATCATTCCATACGGTGATGCGCGGGCGTTGGAGAAGGCGATCGGCAAGAACACGGTCGCCTTTTTGGTGGAACCCATCCAAGGTGAAGGCGGAATCATCGTTCCGCCCCCGGGCTATCTCCGTCAGGCAGCCGCAATCTGCCGCGAGCATAATGTCCTGCTTATCTTGGATGAGATTCAGACCGGTTTAGGCAGGACCGGTAAGCTGTTCGCGTTCGAATATGAGGGGATCAAACCTGACGTTATCACCGTGGGCAAGGCGCTGAGCGGGGGCTTTTATCCTGTCTCTGCGGTCTTGTCCCGCAAGGAGGTCCTCGGGGTATTCACACCGGGCGAGCACGGTTCCACCTTTGGCGGTAACCCTTTGGCCTGCGCCATTGCGCGTGAGGCTCTGCGCATCATTGTTGAGGAGCGACTGCCTGAGAACGCCTTCAAGATGGGCGCCTACTTGATGGAAAAACTTCGCACCATCAACAGCAAGCATGTGAGGGAGGTGCGCGGCAAGGGATTGCTCATCGGGGTGGAGCTGCATCCCCAAGCTGGTGGAGCGCGGCGCTTTTGCGAGGCGCTGCAGCAAAAAGGGTTACTGTGCAAGGAGACCCACGAACACGTTATCCGCTTTGCGCCACCGCTGATCATCGGCAAGCGCGACCTGGACTGGGCGTTCGAGCACATCAAGGAGGTCTTGGAGACGCTGCCGTAA
- a CDS encoding class A beta-lactamase-related serine hydrolase yields the protein MDLLLQRLWVVGICALMVTCARGPSPTMTIPKEVTREALTEPQPCGALQELLRAAAEVALRECGTPLSERTLWASLIDLSDPRLPKMASYGGAEQVYPASVVKAFYMVAAYHQVQEEMLRLDRSLRRDLRLMIEISDNEATNRIVDRLTNTTSGDSLAAPAYEEFAYKRNWMNRYFRSLGFTHVNACQKTWDGEPYGRDLQLLGLPDGPNYVNSNKLTTDETALLLYLIDQRKVVSRSACQAMLKLMRRAPDPADLFLAGVVPPDGRLWSKQGLVDSKRHDAGIIHLANGRRFILVVFTDKSAGDCDLLRRFARRVVDHYASLPRAHPG from the coding sequence ATGGACCTACTGCTCCAACGCCTGTGGGTGGTGGGGATCTGTGCGCTGATGGTCACGTGTGCTCGTGGGCCCTCTCCGACCATGACCATCCCTAAGGAGGTGACGCGGGAGGCCTTAACCGAGCCACAGCCTTGCGGGGCGCTCCAAGAACTACTCAGGGCTGCCGCAGAGGTTGCTCTGCGCGAGTGCGGCACGCCGCTGAGCGAGCGAACACTGTGGGCCTCCCTCATCGACCTCAGTGATCCTCGTTTGCCGAAGATGGCCTCCTACGGGGGGGCGGAGCAGGTCTATCCAGCGAGCGTTGTCAAAGCCTTCTACATGGTAGCGGCCTATCACCAAGTGCAGGAGGAGATGCTGCGGCTTGATCGCTCTCTGCGCCGCGACCTGAGGCTCATGATTGAGATCAGTGACAATGAAGCGACCAACCGCATCGTCGACCGACTGACTAACACTACGTCAGGCGATTCCCTTGCAGCTCCTGCCTATGAGGAATTTGCCTACAAACGCAACTGGATGAACCGATACTTTCGGAGCTTAGGGTTTACGCACGTCAACGCATGTCAGAAGACGTGGGATGGGGAGCCGTATGGCAGAGACTTGCAACTCTTGGGGCTCCCAGATGGTCCAAACTACGTCAACAGCAACAAGTTGACTACGGATGAGACGGCACTACTGTTGTATCTCATTGATCAGCGGAAGGTGGTGAGCAGGAGCGCCTGTCAGGCGATGCTCAAGCTCATGCGGCGCGCACCGGACCCCGCGGACCTGTTCTTGGCCGGGGTGGTGCCTCCGGACGGCCGCCTGTGGAGCAAGCAGGGGCTTGTGGACAGCAAGCGGCACGATGCAGGTATCATTCACCTCGCCAACGGTAGGCGGTTTATCCTGGTGGTTTTTACCGACAAGTCCGCGGGTGACTGCGACCTATTGCGGCGCTTTGCCCGTCGCGTGGTGGACCACTATGCGTCGCTGCCGCGCGCACATCCGGGCTGA